Part of the Methanomassiliicoccales archaeon genome, GAAAAAGATTTGCATATTTAACATTTTAAATGATGAATTTTAAACTTTTATTAAATATTATTTTATTATAAAGTAATTTATAAATATATATTAAATATTATAAATAATTCAAATATATTTTTTTCAGTGTTATAATATTAAGTCAAATAATTATAATTTTGCTTTGTTATATTTTCAAGATGAGATGCGAAATGAAGTAAAATCTAATTTAAATATGCGAATTCGATTCCACGAAGCGTGATTTAATGGCGAACCTAGGCATAGCTCTTGACCTGGGAACAAGCGGTTATCGCACCCATCTTGTCGATTTAGACCAAAGAGGAAAGATCCTGTCAACCGCAATCACGATGAGGCACCCATTGCCGGGAGCCAATATAATGGATCACCTTCATTTCTGGCTCGAAAATGGTGCTGATGTTGGCCATCGCATAATAATTGAAACCGTGGATAAATTGATTGGGTTACATGAAGCAGATCCAAAGGATATAAAAAGAGTAGCCATATGTGGAAATCCTGCTCAACTATCAATGTTTGAAAATATCGAGGTCCGTGATTTAGCATATGCTGGTAATAGTTTATTAAAAAGATTGAATGTGAAGATTCCTGAAAGGCGAGCACATACCGGTCCAGCGGGGGATTTAGGCATGACATCAGTTCATCCTGAAGCTGAAGTTAGATATCCCCCGTCAATAAGGCATGAAATCGGTGCTGATGCCCTTGCGATGATAATTAAATCGAGGATGCTGGAAAGAAAAGAAACTTGCATGGTTACTGATTATGGAACGAATGCAGAGATGGGCTTATATAAGGATGGGGAACTCTGGACTGGATCAGCGGCAGCAGGTCCCGCGATGGAAGGGCAAAGCATAGAGTTTGGGATGTTGGCTGCACCCATGGCCATTTCAGATTTAGAAATAATGCCTGATGGTAGTTGGCAGAATTATGTATTGGATGATAAACTCAAAGCACAACCAGGGTCAAAAGTGGATCCATATACAGGGGAGGTAAAGAGTCCCAGTAACGTAAAAGCAAGAGGTATAACTGGAACTGGGGTCGTCGCAGTAATGGCCATAGGGCTAGAGAGCGGTGTTATTAAGCTTCCAAAAGTAATGACAGGAGATGGTCGAATCCACCTTCAAGATGGTGTGTATATAGACCAGCATGATGTTCTAGAGGCTGGAAAAGCGATGGGTGCCATTCGTGCTGGACACAGAACACTGATCGAGGAAGTAGGTGTGGACGACGAAGAGATCAAATCTATGTATCTGGCAGGAGCATCAGGTACGTATGTAGACCCGATTAAGGCTCAGACTTGTGGTTTGGTTCCAAGAGTGCTGGAACGCACTTATCAATGCGGAAATACCTCACTCATGATGGCGTACGATCTTTTAGTTAAAGATGAGGCTATGGATGAGATGCAAAGAATTGCTGATTCAATGGCAGCTAAACATATCATGTTCGCTACCAGCAAAGTGTTCGAAGATATCTACGTTAATGAGATAGCTCTGTGGCAAGAAGGCATGCCTTTTGATCTTTTCAATCAAATATTAAAAGATAAAGGATATAGACCTTTCCCACCGATAAAAAGACCTAAGGAAACACTGAGAATAGTTTCTTCCGATATTCCGATTTTGG contains:
- a CDS encoding methylamine methyltransferase corrinoid protein reductive activase yields the protein MANLGIALDLGTSGYRTHLVDLDQRGKILSTAITMRHPLPGANIMDHLHFWLENGADVGHRIIIETVDKLIGLHEADPKDIKRVAICGNPAQLSMFENIEVRDLAYAGNSLLKRLNVKIPERRAHTGPAGDLGMTSVHPEAEVRYPPSIRHEIGADALAMIIKSRMLERKETCMVTDYGTNAEMGLYKDGELWTGSAAAGPAMEGQSIEFGMLAAPMAISDLEIMPDGSWQNYVLDDKLKAQPGSKVDPYTGEVKSPSNVKARGITGTGVVAVMAIGLESGVIKLPKVMTGDGRIHLQDGVYIDQHDVLEAGKAMGAIRAGHRTLIEEVGVDDEEIKSMYLAGASGTYVDPIKAQTCGLVPRVLERTYQCGNTSLMMAYDLLVKDEAMDEMQRIADSMAAKHIMFATSKVFEDIYVNEIALWQEGMPFDLFNQILKDKGYRPFPPIKRPKETLRIVSSDIPILGDRGLKTLDHVGVYLIGEFEKCIGCKKCMRECPERALRVEKIGDKQFKIRIATEYCLGTACKNCETVCPEGVMRFSDLKIVKRDQ